The following are from one region of the Hyalangium gracile genome:
- a CDS encoding condensation domain-containing protein, which translates to MRANFVDTLMARLDGEVATIWATVLLRLDERPDVATLRRGLRALVRENPRLRVGWNDARCEWLPVPRSDEDANAALLEGSEPLEEPGAVARVINARMDLSRDLPLRLHLHPMADAAQGPWMLAIQLHHAIGDAKALGHLLERLWGLCAGRGAEAPPLAASTLTDGKVLQAALSRPGQSLAVASPRHRLLAMRGLGLRRSGDVAGRSLMATARLRLPAERPDLSASDVFFAALLAAVALREPPRDGMIRLRMPVDLRRELGLGRTLGNGCSAVPIELPFPEVHARLEDPPGLVRWVRSEIQRVLDTGVHWATALECMAVARVAPGRVLRKNARPGLIAEPRTNTLVTTYMGRLDRHFIGAPLRIRSLRSHTPTWGATGFTFQETLCINPATFEGLWSASELRDFTRRLADWACSAFGLTAEVVGP; encoded by the coding sequence ATGCGCGCGAACTTCGTAGACACGCTGATGGCCCGCCTGGATGGCGAGGTGGCGACGATCTGGGCCACGGTGCTGCTGCGCCTCGACGAGCGCCCCGACGTGGCCACCCTGCGGCGAGGCCTGCGCGCGCTGGTGCGCGAGAACCCGCGCCTCCGAGTCGGATGGAACGATGCCCGGTGTGAGTGGCTCCCCGTGCCTCGCTCCGACGAAGACGCGAACGCGGCGCTGCTCGAAGGCTCCGAGCCGCTGGAGGAGCCGGGGGCCGTGGCGCGCGTCATCAACGCGCGGATGGACCTCTCGCGAGACCTGCCCCTGCGGCTGCACCTGCACCCCATGGCCGATGCCGCCCAGGGCCCCTGGATGCTGGCGATCCAGCTCCACCACGCCATTGGCGACGCCAAGGCGCTCGGGCACCTGCTCGAGCGGCTCTGGGGGCTGTGCGCGGGCAGAGGAGCGGAGGCCCCACCCCTGGCGGCATCGACGCTCACCGATGGCAAGGTCCTCCAGGCCGCGCTGAGCCGGCCCGGCCAGAGCCTCGCCGTCGCGAGCCCTCGCCACCGGCTGCTGGCGATGCGCGGGCTGGGGCTGCGTCGCAGCGGGGATGTCGCGGGACGCTCGCTCATGGCCACGGCGCGGTTGCGGCTGCCTGCCGAGCGACCGGACCTCTCCGCCTCCGATGTCTTCTTCGCCGCCCTGCTCGCGGCCGTAGCCCTGCGCGAGCCCCCGAGAGACGGGATGATCCGCCTGCGCATGCCCGTGGACCTGCGGCGGGAGCTGGGGCTCGGGCGCACCCTGGGCAACGGCTGCTCCGCCGTTCCCATCGAGCTGCCCTTCCCAGAGGTGCACGCGCGGCTGGAGGATCCTCCCGGGCTCGTCCGGTGGGTGCGCTCGGAGATCCAGCGGGTGCTCGACACCGGCGTCCACTGGGCCACGGCGCTCGAGTGCATGGCGGTGGCTCGGGTGGCCCCGGGCCGGGTGCTCCGGAAGAACGCGCGCCCCGGGCTCATCGCCGAGCCGCGAACCAACACGCTGGTGACCACCTATATGGGACGGCTGGACCGCCACTTCATCGGAGCGCCGCTGCGCATCCGCTCCCTGCGCAGCCATACGCCCACGTGGGGAGCCACCGGCTTCACCTTCCAGGAGACGCTCTGCATCAACCCGGCGACGTTCGAGGGGCTCTGGAGCGCCAGCGAGCTGCGCGACTTCACCCGGCGCCTGGCCGACTGGGCCTGCTCGGCCTTTGGCCTGACGGCGGAGGTGGTCGGGCCATGA